A single window of Rhizobium indicum DNA harbors:
- a CDS encoding sugar-binding transcriptional regulator, whose amino-acid sequence MTRLNELRLISRVAQMYHLEGRRQAEIAQHLRLSQATVSRMLKRAEAEDIVRTSVTPPVGTYSEFESALREKYDLPEAIVVECTEDRDGAIMARIGEAAAHLLEVTLAPGEIIGVSSWSQTISKMVENIHPLKSAQAKYVVQTLGGMGDPSVQTHATQLTTRLARLTGAEPKLLAVQGVTTSREAKFLMQADPYVRETMDLFGSITLAIVGIGAVEPSELLARSGNIFSSRELSDLAEAGAVGDISLRFFDKNGKPVKTPLDDRVIGLPLEDLERVDRVIALAGGSKKTDAIAGALRVGVIDMLVTDKFTAQRLIN is encoded by the coding sequence ATGACTCGCCTCAATGAACTCCGCCTCATCTCGAGGGTCGCTCAGATGTACCACTTGGAGGGACGGCGACAGGCGGAGATCGCACAGCACCTTCGCCTGTCGCAGGCGACAGTGTCGCGCATGCTCAAGCGTGCCGAGGCCGAAGATATTGTGCGAACCAGCGTGACGCCCCCCGTTGGCACCTACAGCGAGTTTGAGAGCGCGCTTCGCGAGAAATATGATTTGCCGGAGGCGATCGTCGTTGAATGTACGGAAGATCGGGACGGAGCCATCATGGCCCGTATCGGAGAGGCAGCGGCTCATCTCTTGGAGGTGACGCTTGCGCCGGGGGAGATCATCGGCGTTTCGAGTTGGAGCCAGACCATCTCCAAGATGGTCGAGAACATTCATCCCCTGAAGAGCGCTCAGGCGAAATACGTCGTCCAAACCCTTGGAGGCATGGGCGATCCTTCAGTGCAGACGCATGCGACGCAGCTTACCACGCGGCTTGCTCGGCTGACCGGCGCTGAGCCAAAACTGCTCGCTGTGCAGGGCGTTACGACGTCCAGAGAGGCAAAATTTCTTATGCAGGCCGATCCATACGTTCGGGAGACGATGGACTTGTTCGGCAGCATAACGCTTGCGATTGTCGGAATCGGAGCAGTCGAACCGTCCGAACTTCTCGCACGGTCCGGCAACATCTTTTCGTCTCGCGAACTGTCTGATCTCGCGGAAGCGGGAGCCGTCGGCGATATCTCCCTTCGCTTCTTCGATAAAAACGGCAAGCCGGTCAAGACACCCCTTGATGACCGGGTCATCGGGCTTCCCCTCGAGGATCTCGAACGGGTGGACCGGGTCATTGCTCTTGCCGGCGGGTCCAAAAAGACTGACGCTATCGCAGGGGCGCTCCGCGTGGGGGTCATCGACATGCTTGTTACGGACAAGTTTACCGCGCAGCGATTGATCAACTGA
- a CDS encoding ABC transporter ATP-binding protein: MVALQLQSVGAYHGRKLFVEDVTTPVMTSGEVVAVIGPNAAGKSTLFKRITGLLKGPGHVVVEGSKTKNAISYMPQDTSANAVLTVYESILLARKQGQSWAVSDSDLRFIDEIMKALDINAIAFRDLGALSGGQRQLVSIAQALVREPEIMLMDEPTSALDLHRQVEVLDFMRRQARTKGMIVLIAIHDLNQALRFADKVLVIANGRMHACGTPRDVVTTEMLREIYRVEARVEKCSMEYDHVIVDGTAH, encoded by the coding sequence GTGGTAGCGCTTCAGTTGCAATCGGTCGGCGCCTATCACGGCCGCAAGCTCTTCGTCGAAGATGTGACAACGCCGGTGATGACATCGGGCGAGGTCGTGGCGGTGATCGGCCCGAACGCCGCCGGCAAGTCGACACTTTTCAAGCGCATCACCGGCCTGCTCAAGGGGCCGGGCCATGTCGTCGTCGAAGGCTCGAAGACAAAAAACGCCATCAGCTACATGCCGCAGGATACCTCGGCAAATGCGGTGCTGACGGTCTACGAATCTATCCTGCTTGCCCGCAAGCAGGGCCAGTCCTGGGCCGTCAGCGACAGCGACCTCCGCTTCATCGACGAGATCATGAAAGCGCTCGATATCAACGCCATCGCCTTCCGCGATCTCGGCGCGCTCTCCGGCGGCCAGCGCCAGCTCGTCTCGATCGCCCAGGCCCTGGTGCGCGAGCCAGAGATCATGCTGATGGACGAGCCGACCAGCGCGCTCGACCTCCACCGCCAGGTCGAGGTCCTCGACTTCATGCGCCGCCAGGCCCGCACCAAGGGCATGATCGTGCTGATCGCCATCCACGACCTCAACCAGGCGCTCCGCTTCGCCGATAAGGTCCTCGTCATCGCCAACGGCCGCATGCACGCCTGCGGCACCCCAAGGGATGTCGTCACCACCGAAATGCTGCGGGAGATCTACAGGGTCGAGGCCCGGGTGGAGAAATGCTCTATGGAGTACGACCACGTGATTGTGGATGGGACAGCCCATTGA
- a CDS encoding FecCD family ABC transporter permease, with translation MAEIAAISIEAEAGRERYRALARRKLLILAAMTAALCLSFAVDLAWGPARYSISEVVAALLDPSSVSDQVRAVVWGIRMPVAVMAIVVGASLSVAGAQMQTILANPLASPFTLGISAAASFGAALAIVTSVPLLPVAAGLLVPVNAFIMALIATLFIHFVSQARGVSVQTVVLLGIALVFTFNALLAFLQYLASEQALSAVVFWTMGSLTKATWPKIWVTLAVLLIALPLFARNAWALTAIRLGEDKAASFGVNVRRIRLETMLVVSLLAAVPVSFVGTIGFVGLVGPHIARMILGEDQRFFLPGSILSGALLLSLTSIVSKSIIPGVVFPIGIITALVGVPFFFSLILSNRSRSW, from the coding sequence ATGGCCGAGATCGCCGCCATATCGATCGAAGCCGAAGCCGGGAGGGAGCGCTACCGCGCCCTCGCCCGGCGCAAGCTGCTGATCCTTGCCGCCATGACGGCAGCGCTCTGCCTGTCCTTTGCGGTCGATCTCGCCTGGGGCCCGGCCCGCTATAGTATCAGTGAAGTCGTCGCCGCCCTCCTCGACCCCTCCTCCGTTTCGGATCAGGTGCGGGCCGTCGTCTGGGGCATCCGCATGCCGGTTGCCGTGATGGCGATCGTCGTCGGCGCATCGCTCTCCGTCGCCGGCGCGCAGATGCAGACGATCCTCGCCAATCCACTCGCCAGCCCCTTCACGCTCGGCATTTCAGCGGCGGCAAGCTTCGGTGCTGCCCTTGCGATCGTCACCAGCGTTCCGCTTCTGCCTGTAGCAGCCGGCCTGCTCGTGCCGGTCAACGCCTTCATCATGGCGCTGATCGCCACCCTCTTCATCCACTTCGTCTCGCAGGCCCGCGGCGTCTCGGTGCAGACGGTGGTGTTGCTCGGCATCGCGCTGGTCTTCACCTTCAATGCCTTGCTCGCCTTCCTGCAATATCTCGCCTCCGAACAGGCGCTGTCGGCTGTCGTCTTCTGGACGATGGGCAGCCTTACCAAGGCCACCTGGCCGAAGATCTGGGTGACGCTCGCCGTGTTGCTGATCGCCCTGCCGCTCTTTGCCCGCAACGCCTGGGCGCTGACCGCGATCCGCCTCGGCGAAGACAAGGCCGCGAGCTTCGGCGTCAATGTCCGCCGCATCCGGCTGGAGACCATGCTCGTGGTCTCGCTGCTTGCCGCAGTCCCCGTCAGCTTCGTCGGTACGATCGGTTTCGTCGGCCTCGTCGGGCCGCATATCGCGCGCATGATCCTCGGCGAGGATCAGCGCTTCTTCCTGCCGGGCTCGATCCTGTCGGGCGCACTGCTGCTCTCGCTGACCTCGATCGTCTCGAAGTCGATCATCCCAGGTGTCGTCTTCCCGATCGGTATCATCACCGCGCTGGTCGGCGTGCCCTTCTTCTTCTCGCTTATCCTCTCGAATAGGAGCCGGTCGTGGTAG
- a CDS encoding ABC transporter substrate-binding protein: MNFVKILAVSAAAIASLMPLSAWAQSFTVKDVAGREVTFDKPVERVILGEGRMLYAVAPIEKEDPFAKIVGWRNDLWTTDKDGFNAYVEKFPKGKDLPFLGNLTDGTLQTETVVKLHPDVLLLPIGNKAAADEVKLEDMLNGIGVKIVYIDFREHILANTEPSLKILGQIFGHEDRAEAVASFWKEQMARVTDKLKAANPPKPNVFMYRAAGLVECCGTFGPDNFGLMVDWAGGHNLGSDFLPGYTGSINAEQVVASNPDVIVVTGSNWSQTKNAKDFVNVGPNAAATFDDSRKTLTTLMENPAFTGSRAVAGGNVHAIWHQFYTSPYQFVAVQQLAKWFHPNLFADLDPDATFKEFHEKFLPVAYQPGYWVDAKAGQ, translated from the coding sequence ATGAATTTCGTGAAAATACTCGCAGTCTCCGCAGCGGCGATTGCGAGCCTGATGCCGCTTTCGGCCTGGGCGCAGTCCTTCACCGTCAAGGATGTCGCGGGTCGCGAAGTGACCTTCGACAAGCCGGTCGAGCGTGTGATCCTTGGGGAAGGCCGCATGCTCTATGCCGTAGCCCCGATCGAGAAGGAAGATCCCTTCGCCAAGATCGTCGGCTGGCGCAACGATCTCTGGACCACCGACAAGGACGGCTTCAACGCCTATGTCGAGAAGTTTCCGAAGGGCAAGGACCTGCCATTCCTCGGCAACCTAACCGACGGCACGCTGCAGACCGAGACGGTCGTCAAGCTTCATCCTGATGTGCTGCTGCTGCCGATCGGCAACAAGGCAGCGGCCGACGAGGTGAAGCTCGAAGACATGCTGAACGGCATCGGCGTGAAGATCGTCTACATCGATTTCCGCGAGCACATTCTCGCCAACACCGAGCCGAGCCTGAAGATCCTCGGCCAGATCTTCGGCCATGAAGACCGCGCCGAAGCCGTCGCCAGCTTCTGGAAAGAGCAGATGGCCCGCGTCACCGACAAGCTGAAGGCCGCCAATCCGCCGAAGCCCAATGTCTTCATGTACCGCGCCGCAGGCCTGGTCGAATGCTGCGGCACCTTCGGCCCCGACAATTTCGGCCTGATGGTCGATTGGGCCGGCGGCCACAATCTCGGCTCCGATTTCCTGCCGGGCTATACCGGCTCGATCAATGCCGAGCAGGTCGTCGCCTCCAATCCTGACGTCATCGTCGTCACCGGATCCAATTGGAGCCAGACCAAGAATGCCAAGGACTTTGTGAATGTCGGTCCCAATGCCGCCGCCACCTTCGACGACAGCCGCAAGACGCTGACTACGCTGATGGAAAACCCAGCCTTCACCGGCTCCAGGGCGGTTGCCGGCGGCAATGTCCACGCGATCTGGCACCAATTCTATACCAGCCCCTACCAGTTCGTCGCCGTCCAGCAACTGGCCAAGTGGTTCCATCCTAACCTCTTTGCCGATCTCGATCCCGATGCCACCTTCAAGGAATTCCACGAAAAATTCCTGCCGGTCGCCTACCAGCCGGGTTACTGGGTCGACGCCAAGGCGGGTCAGTAA